A stretch of Streptomyces vietnamensis DNA encodes these proteins:
- the cseB gene encoding two-component system response regulator CseB: MAETHVLFVEDDDVIREATQLALERDGFRVTAMPDGLSGLDAFRAQRPDIALLDVMLPGMDGVSLCRRIRDESTVPVIMLSARADSIDVVLGLEAGADDYVTKPFDGSVLMARIRAVLRRFGHAGGVGAGEHDEPADGGGLLVFGDLEVDTEGMEVRRGGAPVALTPTEMRLLLEFSSAPGTVLSRDKLLERVWDYGWGGDTRVVDVHVQRLRAKIGQDRIETVRGFGYKLKS; encoded by the coding sequence ATGGCCGAGACCCATGTCCTGTTCGTCGAGGACGACGACGTCATCCGTGAGGCCACCCAGCTCGCCCTGGAGCGGGACGGCTTCCGGGTGACCGCCATGCCCGACGGGCTCTCGGGCCTGGACGCCTTCCGGGCGCAGCGGCCGGACATCGCCCTCCTCGACGTGATGCTGCCGGGGATGGACGGGGTCAGCCTCTGCCGTCGCATCCGCGACGAGTCGACGGTGCCCGTGATCATGCTCTCGGCGCGCGCGGACTCGATCGACGTGGTGCTCGGCCTGGAGGCCGGGGCCGACGACTACGTCACCAAGCCCTTCGACGGCTCCGTCCTGATGGCCCGCATCCGGGCCGTGCTGCGCCGCTTCGGGCACGCGGGCGGGGTCGGCGCCGGCGAGCACGACGAGCCGGCGGACGGCGGCGGGCTCCTCGTCTTCGGCGACCTGGAGGTCGACACCGAGGGCATGGAGGTCCGCAGGGGCGGGGCGCCGGTGGCGCTGACCCCGACCGAGATGCGGCTGCTCCTGGAGTTCTCGTCGGCGCCGGGCACCGTGCTGTCGCGGGACAAGCTCCTGGAGCGGGTCTGGGACTACGGCTGGGGCGGTGACACCCGGGTCGTGGACGTCCATGTGCAGCGGCTGCGAGCCAAGATCGGCCAGGACCGGATCGAGACCGTGCGCGGCTTCGGCTACAAGCTCAAGAGCTAG